The following are encoded together in the Nitrospira sp. genome:
- a CDS encoding AI-2E family transporter, translating to MTRRQLFTSIFLLIFLALLWQLGRILEPFLSPIAWAIILATATYPLYSRLWSWAGRRSNLAAGLMTAAVLLAAVLPAVYGTILATQQGVEAFGQVAAWFRAGRIHELRAWLGEIPGVGQVIHRWVGESILTRSESIQSSILEGGKVVSTFLISQSVDFAMNALMLATDFTVMIFTLFFVFRDGESSFQHVCRAIPLEEEHKTKILTRLTSTLHAVVRGTLLTALAQGTVAGVIYYLLDLPFATFLGFLSGILSFLPMGGTALVWIPLSLYLLFSGSVIKAIILVAAGVGLVGLMDNFLQPILVGADARLPLLPLFFVSIGGLAYYGFLGLFLGPILLAAALETFIIYQDEYQHQTTDLIVSVGSLPTGNADSGLSRTNEHGRLA from the coding sequence ATGACGCGGCGGCAACTCTTTACCAGCATCTTCCTTCTCATTTTTTTGGCGCTCTTGTGGCAACTGGGGCGTATTCTTGAACCATTCTTGTCACCGATTGCATGGGCCATTATTCTGGCTACAGCGACGTATCCTCTCTACTCTCGGCTGTGGAGTTGGGCCGGCCGCCGATCGAATCTCGCGGCGGGACTGATGACCGCTGCCGTCTTACTTGCCGCGGTATTGCCGGCGGTGTACGGCACAATCCTAGCGACCCAGCAAGGCGTCGAGGCATTTGGCCAGGTCGCTGCATGGTTCCGCGCGGGACGCATCCACGAGCTCCGCGCCTGGCTGGGGGAAATCCCAGGTGTCGGCCAGGTGATCCATCGATGGGTGGGTGAATCTATCCTGACGCGCAGCGAGAGTATCCAGTCCTCTATTTTGGAAGGAGGTAAAGTCGTCAGTACGTTCTTGATTTCGCAAAGCGTGGACTTCGCAATGAACGCGTTGATGCTGGCCACTGATTTCACGGTCATGATCTTCACGCTCTTTTTTGTGTTTCGAGATGGGGAGTCTTCGTTCCAGCACGTGTGCCGCGCGATTCCGTTGGAGGAGGAACACAAGACTAAAATTCTCACGCGACTCACCTCGACGCTCCACGCTGTTGTGAGGGGAACTCTACTGACCGCACTTGCTCAGGGCACTGTTGCCGGCGTTATCTATTATTTGCTCGACCTTCCTTTTGCGACGTTCCTGGGATTTCTGTCCGGTATCCTGTCATTTCTTCCTATGGGGGGAACCGCGCTCGTCTGGATTCCGCTGTCCTTGTATTTATTGTTCAGCGGATCGGTGATCAAGGCGATCATTCTGGTCGCGGCTGGCGTGGGGCTTGTGGGCTTGATGGACAACTTCTTGCAACCGATCTTGGTAGGTGCGGACGCGCGCTTGCCACTTCTGCCCTTGTTTTTTGTCTCCATTGGTGGTTTGGCATACTATGGTTTTCTGGGATTGTTTCTCGGCCCGATTCTGCTGGCTGCTGCCTTGGAGACATTTATCATCTACCAGGACGAGTATCAGCACCAGACTACTGATTTGATTGTCAGCGTAGGCTCCTTGCCGACAGGAAATGCCGATTCCGGTCTATCCAGGACCAACGAACACGGGAGGCTGGCATGA
- a CDS encoding PAS domain S-box protein: MTYFTDHVSTPGGVDVNDCTLATALPSLIALRIFATSAAMIVMAWSLVELIWQGVSPGTFEDLVPSALAMSAMTASGFLLGGASLSLYTYGNPSHSRQTTAQFVGTLIIICSLGYWATYHRSDSSGGALGASLLNQSLSFSVPIACAILTCLGLAILTLPVRTASGYRPSQYFAGILLLLGTVPGIGHLYDFSSLLESTQHLPIDGSTSIMCVFLGLALLCIHPTEGFMRPFMASDIGGALLRRLVPVVIGLPLVAGWLCILAQRQSWYPFDFGIMVVIAVVLLILLICLWYLAGLANRIDQERYSLVRAWLEQETRLRLAAAAARIGYWRWVESKNAIEIDQVSGELLGLSSGSQLTLGSFIQAIRQEDRRDVMRAIEKAKLDGQSFGVECRPVTTSHAQWINVRGVPSERPDSSTCRFHGVIVDISDRRNAQDALRDSQQRLNSIVQSAMDAIITADQDQRILLFNKAAEQLFQCRAEEAIGRPISQFVPERVRERHHSHMMAFQQSTVKARQMGRPGLVKALRADGHEIPIEASISKVTVGGHSLCTIILRDITDRLKSEDAIRERETRFQHMADSAPVMMFITSSTGDCIYLNRQWYGFTGQTEETGLDSGWLNYVHEDDRRHVIELLDDCGNVEPRRLECRIRRYDGEFRWTLCSVLSLVDERERREGCIGSIIDVTDHKLAEQTLKRSAEELEQQVTERTAALQRSQKQLRALTDQLTRAEHQERRRIAGELHDYLAQLLVAARLKLAQDSRPLKTDKDLALARDLERILDEALTYTRSLVAKLSPPVLYHLGLPAALQWLAEQMEEHQLVVETAFDVSPALPKFADDVAAILFQSVRELLFNVMKHAGSSHAQITLRTTPDQQLMIMVTDQGCGFDPSQLDQASTIPTSFGLFSIKERMEMLGGSVHIQSRLGHGTSATLLCPLTTLVKANSLSPASDGHGGTSIALASQTSRSLRILLVDDHAMVRQGIRALLERHPDMTVVGEAWDGQHAYELVDTLHPDVIVMDANMPRLDGIEATRRIKQMHPHMVIIGLSVQTATQVATSMLQAGASSYLTKESAGEQLYETIRDAVASRHVPPNDLE, from the coding sequence GTGACATATTTTACCGATCATGTCTCGACGCCTGGTGGCGTGGACGTAAATGACTGCACCCTGGCCACAGCATTGCCTTCGCTGATTGCGTTGCGAATATTCGCGACGAGTGCGGCCATGATCGTAATGGCGTGGTCCCTAGTGGAATTGATCTGGCAGGGCGTTTCCCCTGGCACGTTCGAGGATCTCGTACCCTCAGCACTCGCCATGAGCGCGATGACTGCCTCAGGGTTCCTCCTAGGCGGCGCGAGTTTGTCCCTCTACACTTATGGAAATCCTTCTCATTCACGTCAAACAACGGCTCAATTCGTCGGTACGCTCATTATCATCTGTAGCTTGGGATACTGGGCAACCTATCATAGGTCGGATTCCTCAGGGGGTGCTCTCGGAGCGTCGCTTCTGAATCAGAGCTTGAGCTTTTCTGTCCCGATTGCCTGCGCCATTCTGACCTGTCTGGGACTTGCAATTCTGACTCTTCCCGTCCGCACGGCTTCTGGATACCGACCGTCACAATATTTTGCTGGAATCCTCCTTCTCCTGGGAACCGTCCCCGGCATCGGTCATCTTTATGACTTCTCAAGTCTTCTTGAATCCACACAGCATCTCCCCATCGACGGTTCCACCAGCATTATGTGCGTTTTCTTGGGTCTCGCACTCCTTTGTATCCATCCGACCGAGGGATTCATGCGGCCGTTCATGGCTTCAGATATTGGCGGTGCGCTCTTGCGACGCCTCGTGCCGGTTGTCATCGGTCTGCCGCTTGTTGCCGGATGGTTATGCATCCTCGCGCAACGACAGAGCTGGTATCCCTTCGATTTTGGGATCATGGTCGTGATCGCGGTTGTACTGCTGATTCTTCTGATTTGCCTTTGGTATCTGGCAGGGTTGGCTAATCGAATCGATCAGGAACGCTACAGCCTGGTCCGGGCTTGGTTAGAGCAAGAGACCAGGCTGCGGCTGGCTGCGGCGGCGGCTCGAATCGGATATTGGCGATGGGTGGAGTCGAAGAACGCCATTGAGATTGACCAAGTCTCTGGTGAACTACTCGGCCTGTCGTCCGGTTCGCAGCTGACCCTGGGCTCGTTCATACAGGCGATCAGGCAGGAAGATCGTCGTGATGTGATGCGGGCCATCGAGAAGGCCAAACTGGATGGCCAATCGTTTGGGGTCGAATGTCGGCCTGTGACGACATCGCATGCACAATGGATCAATGTAAGGGGAGTTCCATCTGAGCGGCCTGATAGCTCCACCTGCCGATTTCATGGTGTCATCGTCGATATCTCCGACCGTCGCAACGCGCAAGATGCGCTTCGGGACAGTCAGCAGCGGTTGAATAGTATCGTGCAATCCGCCATGGATGCGATCATCACGGCCGATCAAGATCAACGTATCCTCCTATTCAACAAGGCAGCAGAGCAACTCTTTCAATGTCGGGCCGAAGAGGCCATTGGAAGACCCATTAGTCAATTTGTTCCGGAACGAGTTCGGGAACGACACCACTCTCACATGATGGCATTTCAGCAGAGTACGGTTAAAGCTCGCCAAATGGGACGTCCAGGGTTGGTGAAGGCCTTACGAGCTGACGGCCATGAAATCCCGATCGAGGCATCCATCTCGAAAGTGACTGTGGGCGGACACAGTTTGTGCACGATCATACTTCGAGACATTACTGATCGTCTAAAGAGTGAAGACGCCATTCGTGAACGGGAAACCCGTTTTCAACACATGGCCGACAGTGCGCCGGTCATGATGTTCATCACAAGTTCCACCGGGGACTGCATTTACCTGAATCGGCAATGGTACGGATTTACCGGTCAAACGGAAGAGACCGGGCTGGACTCGGGGTGGCTCAATTATGTACACGAGGACGACCGTCGCCATGTGATCGAGTTGCTCGATGATTGCGGCAATGTGGAGCCCCGCCGATTGGAGTGTCGCATACGGAGGTACGACGGCGAGTTTCGATGGACACTCTGCTCTGTCTTGTCTCTGGTCGATGAACGAGAAAGACGGGAGGGATGTATTGGTTCGATCATCGATGTCACGGATCATAAATTAGCCGAGCAAACCCTCAAAAGATCGGCTGAGGAACTTGAGCAACAAGTCACAGAGCGGACAGCGGCGTTGCAGCGCTCGCAAAAGCAGTTGCGTGCCCTCACAGACCAATTGACGCGCGCGGAACATCAGGAACGACGACGGATTGCCGGCGAGCTGCACGATTATCTGGCACAACTTCTTGTGGCTGCGCGCCTAAAGTTGGCGCAGGACTCTCGACCATTAAAAACCGACAAGGACCTGGCGCTCGCGAGAGACTTGGAACGAATCTTGGATGAAGCGCTTACCTATACTCGATCATTGGTCGCCAAATTAAGCCCTCCCGTGCTGTACCATCTCGGATTGCCCGCCGCGCTTCAATGGCTTGCCGAACAGATGGAGGAGCATCAATTGGTCGTGGAAACGGCATTTGACGTTTCACCCGCTCTCCCGAAGTTTGCAGATGACGTGGCCGCCATTCTATTTCAGTCCGTGAGAGAACTGCTCTTCAATGTCATGAAACACGCAGGGTCATCCCATGCTCAAATCACCCTACGAACGACGCCGGATCAGCAGCTCATGATCATGGTTACCGATCAAGGTTGCGGATTCGATCCCTCACAACTGGACCAGGCTTCTACTATTCCCACTTCATTCGGTCTCTTCAGCATCAAGGAGCGGATGGAAATGCTCGGCGGGTCGGTACACATCCAGAGTCGTCTCGGACACGGCACATCGGCCACCTTACTGTGCCCTTTGACAACCCTGGTGAAAGCCAATTCATTATCGCCGGCATCAGACGGACACGGCGGAACATCCATCGCTCTTGCCTCGCAGACATCTCGCTCGCTTCGCATTTTGTTAGTCGATGATCATGCCATGGTCCGTCAGGGAATTCGGGCGCTACTCGAACGACATCCCGACATGACGGTCGTGGGGGAAGCGTGGGACGGACAACACGCCTACGAGCTTGTGGATACCTTGCATCCGGACGTCATCGTCATGGATGCCAACATGCCGCGACTTGATGGGATTGAAGCGACACGTCGTATCAAGCAGATGCATCCTCATATGGTGATTATCGGATTGTCAGTCCAAACAGCAACCCAGGTGGCCACGAGCATGTTGCAGGCAGGTGCGAGCAGCTATCTGACGAAAGAATCCGCCGGAGAGCAACTCTACGAGACTATCCGGGATGCAGTGGCGTCTCGCCATGTGCCTCCAAATGATCTGGAATAA
- a CDS encoding aldo/keto reductase, with product MPLTTYNNVMIPSFMYGTAWKKEATTGLVLQAVEAGFTAIDTANQLVHYDEARVGEALVQLTKQGIARDKLFLQTKFTPVNGQDHRLPYDARASITTQVLQSFASSLDHLHTDYLDSYVLHGPYSRRGLGAEDWEVWAAIESLYDAGKTKTIGISNVSAEQLTVLCMQAKHKPMMVQNRCYAAFGWDQEVREICRENQIIYQGFSLLTANREVFAESAIRTMAAKYHTGLAQIVFRFSQQVGMLPLTGTTNQQHMREDLASDGFTLLPDELAMIEAIGQ from the coding sequence ATGCCATTGACTACCTATAATAACGTCATGATTCCCTCATTTATGTACGGCACGGCTTGGAAGAAAGAGGCCACCACCGGGCTGGTGCTGCAAGCGGTGGAAGCGGGATTCACGGCGATCGATACGGCGAATCAACTCGTGCATTACGATGAGGCGCGAGTGGGGGAGGCGCTCGTACAACTCACGAAGCAGGGCATCGCCCGCGACAAATTGTTTCTGCAAACCAAGTTCACCCCGGTCAATGGTCAGGATCATCGCCTGCCGTACGATGCGCGGGCAAGTATCACCACCCAGGTGCTGCAGTCGTTCGCCAGTTCCCTCGATCATCTCCATACGGACTATCTTGATTCGTATGTCCTGCATGGCCCCTATTCCCGACGAGGCTTAGGAGCTGAGGATTGGGAGGTCTGGGCGGCGATCGAGTCCCTCTACGACGCCGGTAAGACAAAGACGATTGGGATCAGCAATGTCTCAGCGGAGCAGTTGACTGTGCTCTGTATGCAAGCCAAGCACAAGCCGATGATGGTGCAGAATCGCTGTTACGCGGCGTTCGGGTGGGATCAAGAAGTGCGCGAAATATGCCGGGAGAACCAGATCATTTATCAGGGGTTTTCTCTTCTGACTGCTAACCGCGAGGTCTTCGCTGAATCGGCTATCCGGACGATGGCAGCCAAGTATCATACCGGCCTCGCCCAGATCGTGTTTCGCTTTTCACAGCAGGTCGGCATGCTGCCTTTGACCGGCACCACCAACCAGCAACACATGCGAGAAGATCTTGCGTCTGATGGGTTCACGCTCTTGCCAGATGAATTAGCGATGATCGAGGCTATCGGACAATAG
- a CDS encoding YihY/virulence factor BrkB family protein — protein MGRSTEVNRLGADSALFPLLLFFTALIGLFPVNAPTSGILDYARQVISPEALGLVECYLDNVVHGSGTDVFSLGIIGVLWAASSGMTARMPYALVRA, from the coding sequence GTGGGCCGATCAACAGAAGTTAACCGACTCGGAGCAGACTCGGCGCTGTTTCCTCTGCTGCTGTTTTTCACGGCACTCATCGGATTATTCCCGGTTAATGCCCCCACGTCAGGCATCCTGGATTACGCGAGGCAGGTGATTTCACCGGAAGCCCTCGGTCTCGTCGAATGCTACTTGGACAATGTCGTGCATGGAAGCGGGACGGATGTCTTCTCCCTGGGGATCATCGGAGTGCTGTGGGCAGCCTCCAGTGGGATGACCGCAAGAATGCCCTACGCTCTCGTGAGGGCGTAG
- a CDS encoding IS30 family transposase, which produces MTYQATPTSRGRSTGWNAGVAVLLVTRQAVLVFFADLYGSWQRGANQNPNGLTREYLPRSTDLSGRTQRKLNAITCQINTRSKTCLGLPTPLKVYAQRRLCSPVARGS; this is translated from the coding sequence ATGACCTATCAGGCAACGCCGACGAGTAGAGGTAGATCCACTGGTTGGAATGCAGGAGTCGCGGTATTGTTGGTGACGCGCCAGGCCGTTCTCGTCTTCTTTGCCGATCTCTACGGTTCGTGGCAACGCGGGGCCAATCAAAACCCTAATGGCCTGACGCGCGAGTACTTGCCCAGAAGCACGGACCTGTCAGGCCGCACTCAGCGTAAGTTGAATGCCATCACGTGTCAGATCAATACGCGTTCGAAGACATGTCTCGGTCTTCCCACGCCGCTGAAAGTCTATGCGCAGCGGCGCCTTTGTTCGCCCGTTGCACGTGGATCTTGA
- a CDS encoding response regulator transcription factor yields the protein MSLLKPTVLIADDHPLVAEGLRQLLESDFEVLGTVGDGDELVSQARSLRPQVILLDAVIPPQNGFSTARRLKEQVPNSRIVFVTMLEEPTHVSEAFRVGAKGYVLKQALSSDLIKAVHAVLRNERYLSPGIMGEVRDSVEFPWTKPGGFTNQLTERQKQVLQLLSRGDSTKMIAQTLQISQKTVLFHKTSIFKKIGLRSPSDLTKFALTQGLTSLGTTRRTSQERP from the coding sequence ATGTCGCTCCTCAAACCCACCGTGCTTATCGCCGACGACCATCCGCTTGTCGCGGAAGGGCTCAGGCAACTACTGGAGTCTGACTTTGAGGTCCTCGGCACGGTAGGTGATGGGGACGAGCTGGTCAGCCAAGCGCGATCCTTGCGCCCACAAGTCATACTGCTCGACGCGGTCATTCCTCCTCAAAATGGCTTCAGCACGGCTCGCCGTCTTAAAGAACAGGTGCCCAACTCACGAATCGTGTTTGTGACTATGCTGGAAGAACCGACACATGTAAGCGAAGCCTTTCGGGTCGGCGCAAAAGGGTACGTGCTGAAACAAGCACTCTCGTCAGACTTGATTAAGGCAGTGCACGCAGTCCTCCGTAACGAGCGGTACCTTTCTCCAGGAATTATGGGGGAGGTGCGTGATTCAGTAGAATTCCCATGGACGAAACCCGGTGGCTTCACCAATCAGTTGACCGAACGACAAAAACAGGTTCTTCAGCTTCTTTCGCGCGGAGACTCCACAAAGATGATCGCACAAACGTTACAGATTTCTCAGAAGACCGTCCTCTTTCATAAAACCAGCATCTTCAAAAAAATTGGGCTCCGTTCACCCAGCGACCTCACTAAATTTGCCTTGACCCAGGGGCTGACCTCGCTGGGCACCACCCGGCGAACATCTCAAGAACGACCGTAA
- a CDS encoding DUF481 domain-containing protein encodes MRDVLMGVRRDNTKSVSSRVVLWFVMLIMSVIPTVYVGAADDIILLKNGDRITGKIRSLESDQIEIATSYAGTIRIGVGEIRRLQPAMPLSVTVHKDVTVPEEVGERDGDYVMVKELSADGPLRLEDIKAIGVKTLYQRGNINLGGNHTSGNSSTNALNASATYLFRERWHRVQMNGNFNRGEANGRLAAENATATMAYDYLFSRQVFLSGQLLEEHDRFQDLTLRSTTTVALGYYFFDRTKHALSIGVGPAFVYEKFRPNPSTVTPAASWFVRWYQDLPGGRVTLFHNHQGYQDVMNHMGTRIAAQQGVRVHVYDPISLYFEYNMRFNSNPVPGRKTVDSSLIFGVSYVFER; translated from the coding sequence GTGAGAGACGTGCTGATGGGAGTCCGGCGGGATAACACGAAGAGTGTGTCGAGCAGAGTCGTCCTGTGGTTCGTGATGCTCATAATGTCGGTCATCCCAACGGTATATGTGGGAGCAGCGGATGACATCATCCTTCTCAAGAACGGCGACCGCATCACGGGCAAGATACGATCTTTGGAATCCGACCAGATCGAAATCGCGACTTCCTATGCAGGAACCATCAGAATCGGAGTGGGAGAGATTCGGCGTCTTCAGCCGGCCATGCCGTTGTCGGTGACCGTGCACAAAGATGTGACGGTTCCCGAAGAGGTCGGCGAACGGGATGGAGATTATGTGATGGTGAAAGAGTTGTCGGCCGATGGACCGTTGCGCCTTGAAGACATTAAGGCGATCGGTGTGAAGACCTTGTACCAACGTGGCAATATCAATTTGGGCGGGAACCATACGTCCGGAAATTCAAGCACGAATGCCTTGAACGCATCTGCAACATACCTTTTCCGCGAACGATGGCATCGCGTGCAGATGAACGGCAATTTCAACCGCGGTGAGGCGAACGGGCGCTTGGCTGCCGAAAATGCCACCGCTACCATGGCGTACGACTATCTGTTCTCACGACAGGTCTTCCTCTCCGGCCAACTCTTGGAAGAGCACGACCGGTTTCAGGATTTGACGCTCCGCAGCACAACTACGGTAGCTCTGGGGTATTACTTTTTCGACCGTACCAAGCATGCCCTCTCGATCGGTGTCGGTCCAGCCTTCGTCTACGAGAAGTTTCGGCCGAATCCCTCGACGGTCACACCAGCTGCCTCGTGGTTCGTGCGTTGGTATCAGGATCTACCTGGCGGGAGAGTAACCCTGTTTCATAACCATCAGGGATACCAAGACGTCATGAACCACATGGGAACGCGGATCGCGGCACAGCAGGGGGTTCGGGTGCATGTCTATGACCCCATTTCGTTGTATTTCGAGTATAATATGCGCTTTAATTCTAATCCGGTACCTGGCCGGAAAACGGTGGACTCGTCACTGATCTTTGGGGTGAGCTATGTCTTCGAACGGTAG
- a CDS encoding superoxide dismutase, translating to MYTPLPAHKYEAKTYDLHGLNGISDQTMALHIKLYAGYVAETNRLTSRIQDMLVDGKIDQDEAPAYSEFKRRLGFEYNGMLLHEYYFDSLTSGGSKEPSPNSAFRHATEESFGTYEAWKVDFMSVGKMRGVGWAMCYLNPYTGKLSNHWITLHEVGHVAGFIPVLVVDVWEHAFILDYLPAERDRYIDAFFENINWNEVEHRLTRSVAPTSTPPC from the coding sequence ATGTATACGCCGCTTCCCGCACATAAGTACGAAGCGAAAACCTATGATTTGCATGGGTTAAATGGCATTTCCGATCAAACCATGGCTCTACATATCAAACTCTATGCAGGTTATGTTGCAGAAACGAATCGACTGACGAGTCGCATCCAGGACATGTTGGTGGATGGCAAAATTGATCAGGATGAGGCCCCAGCTTACTCAGAATTCAAGCGCCGTCTTGGTTTTGAATACAATGGTATGCTGCTTCACGAGTATTATTTCGACAGTTTGACGAGTGGTGGCTCAAAAGAACCCTCCCCCAATTCTGCATTTAGGCATGCGACTGAAGAAAGTTTTGGAACCTATGAAGCGTGGAAGGTAGACTTTATGAGTGTCGGAAAGATGCGCGGTGTGGGATGGGCCATGTGTTACCTCAACCCGTATACTGGAAAGTTGAGTAATCATTGGATCACTCTCCACGAGGTTGGACACGTCGCCGGTTTTATCCCGGTACTGGTCGTGGATGTCTGGGAACATGCGTTCATCCTTGACTATTTGCCGGCTGAGCGTGACCGCTACATCGATGCATTTTTCGAGAACATCAATTGGAATGAGGTGGAACACCGGCTGACTCGAAGTGTGGCACCGACATCCACACCCCCCTGCTGA
- a CDS encoding DDE-type integrase/transposase/recombinase: MKIMGRYTHLYWAVDQTGYTVDVLLTPQRDQAAAQTFFRKAMGPQRCPAKSLLTRVASPPQRFCGTAGSTPPGSLFDDARI; the protein is encoded by the coding sequence ATGAAAATTATGGGGAGATATACCCACTTGTACTGGGCAGTAGACCAAACAGGGTACACCGTTGATGTTTTGCTGACGCCTCAGCGTGATCAGGCCGCTGCTCAGACCTTTTTCCGCAAAGCTATGGGTCCCCAGAGGTGCCCTGCAAAATCCCTATTGACCAGAGTAGCGTCACCACCGCAGCGATTCTGCGGTACAGCCGGATCCACACCACCGGGGTCGCTATTCGACGATGCACGCATCTGA
- a CDS encoding Slp family lipoprotein, whose protein sequence is MSSNGSKTECAVSRMKPVPVATILLSSLLTLSLWGCGGIPRKYVNMAEPGLTLTAIDSDPDRYRGRVTILGGTIVEEEEREDQLFIRLTNRPLDQDYRPHRPIDLQGPEGGHYWVVVKGKIPRGYHNWARVTVVARVTGLRRHGQEPVFALLYVRGWGMNPAHDMAWEETIDANYLPSVPSSVGREYDPSR, encoded by the coding sequence ATGTCTTCGAACGGTAGCAAGACAGAGTGCGCGGTGTCGCGCATGAAGCCGGTGCCTGTGGCGACTATCCTCCTCTCAAGCCTACTGACACTCTCCCTATGGGGATGCGGTGGCATCCCTCGCAAGTATGTGAACATGGCTGAACCAGGATTGACGCTCACGGCGATTGACTCTGATCCGGATCGATATCGAGGAAGAGTCACAATACTCGGGGGCACAATAGTCGAAGAAGAGGAACGTGAAGACCAGCTATTCATACGACTGACCAACCGCCCGCTCGATCAGGATTACAGGCCTCATCGTCCAATTGATCTGCAGGGTCCAGAGGGAGGCCACTACTGGGTGGTGGTGAAAGGCAAAATACCCCGTGGGTATCACAACTGGGCGCGCGTGACGGTGGTCGCACGTGTAACGGGTCTTCGACGACACGGTCAAGAACCGGTGTTCGCACTCCTCTACGTGCGAGGCTGGGGAATGAACCCAGCTCATGACATGGCTTGGGAGGAAACGATCGATGCCAACTATCTCCCCTCGGTACCTTCCAGTGTCGGACGTGAGTATGACCCCAGCCGTTAG
- a CDS encoding response regulator transcription factor, with amino-acid sequence MKPRILIADDHLLVAEGIRKLLESEVEVLGVFSDGRALTKAVEETHPDLIIVDISLPLLNGLDAARQVKQFDPKVKILMLTMHADQVFVVEAFRLGVSGYVLKQSLAGELQQAVRELLKGNTYISPSVAQGLIEYMNRPAQVRQDETGESGFDHSLSPRQREVLQLVAEGRSTKEIASILNVSTKTVEFHRTRIMKELGLKTRPELTKYAIANGIITLNTVT; translated from the coding sequence ATGAAACCGAGAATATTGATTGCTGATGACCATCTGTTGGTTGCAGAGGGTATTCGGAAACTTCTTGAATCTGAAGTCGAGGTTCTTGGGGTATTCTCTGACGGCAGAGCTCTGACCAAGGCGGTGGAGGAGACCCACCCTGACTTAATCATCGTCGACATCTCGCTGCCTTTGCTGAACGGCTTAGATGCGGCCAGGCAAGTCAAACAGTTTGATCCGAAAGTTAAAATTTTGATGCTCACGATGCATGCAGACCAAGTGTTTGTGGTAGAAGCCTTTCGGCTTGGTGTCAGCGGATATGTGCTCAAGCAGTCGTTAGCCGGCGAACTCCAGCAGGCTGTGAGGGAACTCCTGAAAGGAAATACCTACATTTCTCCAAGCGTTGCGCAGGGTCTTATAGAGTATATGAATCGGCCGGCTCAAGTGAGGCAAGATGAAACAGGGGAAAGCGGCTTTGATCATTCTTTGAGTCCACGGCAGCGTGAAGTGCTGCAATTAGTAGCCGAGGGGCGATCGACAAAAGAAATAGCCTCCATTCTCAATGTTTCGACGAAAACAGTTGAGTTTCATCGTACGCGGATCATGAAAGAACTCGGGCTCAAGACCCGACCCGAGCTCACAAAATACGCCATCGCTAATGGCATTATAACACTTAACACGGTTACATGA
- a CDS encoding phage holin family protein — MDSTRNIQDHDGEPRQSGSDGPPGIFRLLHGIVNDLKKLVWQQVDLAIHELKMEADRVVTMVAVAISLSILATLCLAFLLLTAVAALHEMAGFSMWMSCGVTALVLMVVTGCVGLYLRRHMQRFRILPIRTLHTVKEDVRWIKEWIASPRT, encoded by the coding sequence ATGGATTCCACACGGAACATACAAGATCATGATGGCGAGCCACGACAGTCCGGCTCTGACGGCCCACCCGGAATATTTCGATTGCTTCACGGGATCGTCAATGACCTCAAGAAACTTGTCTGGCAGCAGGTCGATCTAGCGATCCATGAACTGAAAATGGAGGCTGATCGCGTGGTCACGATGGTTGCCGTCGCGATCAGCCTTAGCATCCTCGCCACGCTTTGTTTAGCATTCCTTCTTTTGACGGCAGTGGCTGCATTGCATGAGATGGCAGGATTTTCGATGTGGATGAGCTGCGGAGTCACCGCTTTGGTTCTCATGGTCGTGACTGGATGTGTAGGACTCTATCTCAGACGACACATGCAACGTTTCCGAATTCTCCCGATCCGCACGTTGCACACCGTGAAGGAGGATGTTCGATGGATAAAGGAATGGATCGCATCGCCGAGGACATGA